CTGCTtaagttaaaagaaaaaaaggtacAAAGTACCTAAGAGACAAGTTTTTCAAAGCACGGATGACAGGTATCTTAACACCCTCTCCGTTATTGTTAGCTAAAAGCTGAACAAGAGGCTTCACAGCTCCAGCTTCCATGAACGAAACCCTCATCTCCTCGTTGATACACGCGTCAGCAACCGACTCAGCAGCTCTCGACACAGCCACTTCATCCGCCAATCCAAGAATCAACACCAAACGAGCCACACCATCTACACAAGGAAGAAGAGTCAGCTGCTGCTgctgattctgattctgattctgcTGCGATTCCCCTGGACGTTCGGATTTGATCTCTTTCTCAAACTCAATAGCTCCAATACGAGCAAGGAACTGCTGGTTAGTCCTCCCAACTATCGCTTTAGTTTTAGCTTCGTCTACTTCGTCAACGTCCTCGTCAACGTTTAAACCGAGGAGAAGCTCGGATGCGCCGAATCTAGAAGGAGATTTTGCTGTCTGCTCTACCTTGATCCCGTCTGGTAAGCTAGGCCATGAGTAAAGATCCGGTCTAAACGACTTGTAAGCATCTGCACCGATTATAGGAATGGGCACAACACCTTCCTCAATAACAAGAATCCTGTAGTAGTCATCTTTAGCTAGCTCCAAAAGCACGTTCCTCGCTTCTTTTCTAATCACTTTAGACCCTTTGTTCTCGCCTTTCAACAGTTTTGCCAGTTTGGGTATGACTCCTACTTCCACCATAATCTTGTGGTTAGAGCTGCTAAGAGATAAATTAGCCAAGACTCCACCAGCTGCTTCCTTAACATttacatcatcatcttcaaggaAAGTAATGAGGAGCCTAAGGATGTCAAAGTCTGCAGctttctctctaactccttcgTCCACAGTTAGATTCCAAAGAGCACATATGCTTTGCTCTTTCACCACTGTAGCTAACGAAGGTCTGCTTAAGAGAGCGGTTATCTCCTCCAAGGCTCCACTCTCAGCGACAAGCTCTCTGTAAAGATTCACGGAAGCTATGGAGCATAGTAGACCAGCGGCAGCTTCGCAGGTGGAGGTGGAATCGGATTTGAGAAGAGTGACGATGAGATTCAGACAGCCGTGGAACTGCATTATCGCGTCGATGCACTTCTTCCCGCCTAGAGAGTACTTCCATAAGGCTTCCACGGCTTGTTCTCTGTCGAGAGGGTCGTTGTCTAAACCGAGCATCCGCACGAACAAGGCCACGTGGCTTTCGCTTCTTCTCGCTTCTTCGTTATCATCAACCTAAGCTTGTAGGGACAATGAAAAGTATCAACCTTTAAGCTTATAGGGACGAAAAGCATCAACCTTTATGTTCCGATTACTACACAAACAGAGGAGGGACTTACAGAAGTTGCAGAGGTTTGTTCTGTGGTGTCGGAGTGTCCGGCTTCTCCAATACAGTGGGGACGGTGGAAACTCGATTTGGGATTGGAGAAAGCGTGACGGAGAGGATGATTTGAGTGGATAAGTGTAGGGAAGGGGGTGAAGGAGCGGTCGTGTCTTCTTCTTATAGGTTGTGTTTTGGCTGAGAGAGTGAGGAACTTGGTTTGTGTGGTCGAGATTGGGGATAGACGGGAACAAGGAACGGTGGAAGATACTGTGGAGAGTGACATCAGAGACTCGAAGAGTCTTCTGTTCTGTCTGAAGTTCGTTCGATGGGTGAGAGATGATAAACCTGGAGATGAATCTAGTCGATGTTTTTCTTTCGGCTAACTCCANNNNNNNNNNNNNNNNNNNNNNNNNNNNNNNNNNNNNNNNNNNNNNNNNNNNNNNNNNNNNNNNNNNNNNNNNNNNNNNNNNNNNNNNNNNNNNNNNNNNTTGGCTCCACAATATTTTCTGGTTTATCACAATGACTCTTGTGTTGTCTTATATATTCTTAATACTTCGAGAAAGGGACATACATCAGCCGGCGGATGAGAATGTAGCTTGCTATGTCTTTAGTGCATAAACTTGATAACCATTAAGTGTATGCATCAAGACTGATTCTTAGTAGACAACTTCAGCTATGTTGAGaaaaaacacataaatttttaaaatggtaACAACCAtatgttattaatttattataaactaAATGTTATATTGTTATGTATGGATGAAGAGTCTACTCGCTGACATTGCTTGGTATATTTTATTAGAGATTTGCTGGATTTGAACGGTTAGTCCAATCATAATACCTGtatcataataatataaacCCATCATCAACTTCGTCtagttatttatatgatttctttttctttttcaaaaagtcAAAACTGAAACTTATCCAAGGCATGTTACCACTCCAATTCACTGCTTCAGAGGGTATAGCGTAAGAGTActaatcaaaataatatttcatcCATTAATTGTATAGGtatttttgatttaatatttCAAACCTTTCTCGTAAAGTATAAATATTGCTAGATTTCCAGATATTTAACACACTTCATATTTGAAATCTAGAGATATAGCAGATTAGTATCAAGACATGTTTGATGTATACAAACACCCAAAGTCATAAAGATATATCTCGTAACACTTTCATATCACATCCCTTTAGATCTAGAGAGAGtacatttttgatataaaacacCCAAATACATAAAGATAGATACAAATATAGATAGATATTCAACGAGTATCTATGCCTTAGACATAAGCATTTCGTCGATTTCTTTGGACGTTTTGATACACACTTGGAGCAGAGTCTCCGGGGGAGCCACGTTTTCATCAATCCTCTCGTATTCCATGCGCCAGTTCACCACACCTCCAGGTCCTCCTTGCTTCGGAGTCACCTGGATCGTGCATAGGAAGCTCTTGAACTCTTTCATCAGATCTCCCTCTAGAACTCTGAACTTTATCATGTTTTTCTTCGGTTCCACTGCCTCGATCCTCTCATTAGCCACCATTGGCTTGCCATCTGCACCCAAACACACAGTTTTTCTCAATCAAAAATCTTCTACCGTAAAGCAAATGatagatatataaaagtttTGCTTACCCTGGACATAGTTCCAGGTGACGAGAGTGCCAACTTTTCCCATCTCTCCCTCTAGCACACGACATCCCTGGAGGTTTTCAAGGCTGGCTTTAGACAAGTCTTGTGGTCTCGCTGCGAACATGTGATAGAACTTCGTGGCCGGAGCTTTGATCTCAACGTCTGCCTCAATCTCTCCTTGTAGAGAAGGCTTCAAC
The sequence above is drawn from the Brassica napus cultivar Da-Ae chromosome A8, Da-Ae, whole genome shotgun sequence genome and encodes:
- the LOC106434197 gene encoding uncharacterized protein LOC106434197 isoform X1 — encoded protein: MSLSTVSSTVPCSRLSPISTTQTKFLTLSAKTQPIRRRHDRSFTPFPTLIHSNHPLRHAFSNPKSSFHRPHCIGEAGHSDTTEQTSATSVDDNEEARRSESHVALFVRMLGLDNDPLDREQAVEALWKYSLGGKKCIDAIMQFHGCLNLIVTLLKSDSTSTCEAAAGLLCSIASVNLYRELVAESGALEEITALLSRPSLATVVKEQSICALWNLTVDEGVREKAADFDILRLLITFLEDDDVNVKEAAGGVLANLSLSSSNHKIMVEVGVIPKLAKLLKGENKGSKVIRKEARNVLLELAKDDYYRILVIEEGVVPIPIIGADAYKSFRPDLYSWPSLPDGIKVEQTAKSPSRFGASELLLGLNVDEDVDEVDEAKTKAIVGRTNQQFLARIGAIEFEKEIKSERPGESQQNQNQNQQQQLTLLPCVDGVARLVLILGLADEVAVSRAAESVADACINEEMRVSFMEAGAVKPLVQLLANNNGEGVKIPVIRALKNLSLSRTVCKRIEAEGAVPFFINLLKQPEISLSITEQILDVLAHILDPSKEMESKFYEGPVNGSKADTRKEALDGSVISRLVQIAKTASPNLLRKAISVIEFGTVIDPTMDTIISEDITTVLDVALHQRVLDEPENEAEELEKHLLELEEAGLTISAASRLLTKLLDSESFRQTVDVTLFTELLRKILRSNLPLHYKDWVASCLVKLTSLSSPSPSINNPINVEVTLYKTIPSLVEQMSFFSSTPEAKEAAVLELNKIVSEGVPESTQALASHGGIEPLVKLLEERNERCVEASLSVLYNLSMDSENHTAIIRAGAVPVLRRIVMSQRPQWEKALRLLRDLPV
- the LOC106434197 gene encoding uncharacterized protein LOC106434197 isoform X2; the encoded protein is MLGLDNDPLDREQAVEALWKYSLGGKKCIDAIMQFHGCLNLIVTLLKSDSTSTCEAAAGLLCSIASVNLYRELVAESGALEEITALLSRPSLATVVKEQSICALWNLTVDEGVREKAADFDILRLLITFLEDDDVNVKEAAGGVLANLSLSSSNHKIMVEVGVIPKLAKLLKGENKGSKVIRKEARNVLLELAKDDYYRILVIEEGVVPIPIIGADAYKSFRPDLYSWPSLPDGIKVEQTAKSPSRFGASELLLGLNVDEDVDEVDEAKTKAIVGRTNQQFLARIGAIEFEKEIKSERPGESQQNQNQNQQQQLTLLPCVDGVARLVLILGLADEVAVSRAAESVADACINEEMRVSFMEAGAVKPLVQLLANNNGEGVKIPVIRALKNLSLSRTVCKRIEAEGAVPFFINLLKQPEISLSITEQILDVLAHILDPSKEMESKFYEGPVNGSKADTRKEALDGSVISRLVQIAKTASPNLLRKAISVIEFGTVIDPTMDTIISEDITTVLDVALHQRVLDEPENEAEELEKHLLELEEAGLTISAASRLLTKLLDSESFRQTVDVTLFTELLRKILRSNLPLHYKDWVASCLVKLTSLSSPSPSINNPINVEVTLYKTIPSLVEQMSFFSSTPEAKEAAVLELNKIVSEGVPESTQALASHGGIEPLVKLLEERNERCVEASLSVLYNLSMDSENHTAIIRAGAVPVLRRIVMSQRPQWEKALRLLRDLPV
- the LOC106434233 gene encoding MLP-like protein 31, with the translated sequence MAQAMLKPSLQGEIEADVEIKAPATKFYHMFAARPQDLSKASLENLQGCRVLEGEMGKVGTLVTWNYVQDGKPMVANERIEAVEPKKNMIKFRVLEGDLMKEFKSFLCTIQVTPKQGGPGGVVNWRMEYERIDENVAPPETLLQVCIKTSKEIDEMLMSKA